GCAACCCGGACACCATGGACGGTGTCCACCCCGACCTGGTGATCGGTCCGGAGACGGAGATCATCGCGGGCAACGGGCGGATCCTGACCGCCGGCGCCATCGACGCGCACGTCCACCTGATCTGCCCGCAGATCGCCGACGAGGCGCTCGCCGCCGGGATCACGACGCTGGTCGGCGGCGGCACAGGCCCCGCCGAGGGCTCCAAGGCGACCACCGTGACGCCCGGGCCCTGGCATCTGGCCCGGATGCTGGAAGCGATGGAGGAGTACCCCCTTAACTTCGGTCTGCTCGGCAAGGGCAACACCGTCTCGCACGACGCGATGCTCTCGCAGATCCGGGGCGGCGCGCTCGGTCTGAAGATTCATGAGGACTGGGGCTCGACGCCCGCGGCGATCGACGCCGCGCTCACCGTGGCCGACCGCACGGGCATTCAGGTCGCGATCCACACGGACACCCTCAACGAGGCCGGGTTCGTCGGCGACACGCTCGCCGCGATCGGCGGCCGCGGCATCCACGCGTACCACACCGAGGGTGCGGGCGGCGGGCACGCGCCGGACATCATGACCGTGGTCTCCGAGCCGCATGTGCTGCCCAGTTCCACCAACCCGACCCGGCCCTACACCGTCAACACCGCCGAGGAACACCTCGACATGCTGATGGTGTGCCACCACCTGAACCCGGCCGTTCCGGAGGACCTCGCCTTCGCCGAGTCGCGGATCCGGCCGTCGACGATCGGCGCCGAGGACATCCTGCACGACCTGGGCGCCATCTCGATCATCTCGTCCGACTCCCAGGCCATGGGGCGCGTCGGCGAGGTCATCATGCGGACCTGGCAGACGGCCCATGTCATGAAGCGGCGGCGCGGTGCGCTTCCCGGTGACGGGCGCGCTGACAATCACCGGGTGCGGCGGTACGTCGCGAAGTACACGATCAACCCCGCGCTCGCGCAGGGGCTCGCCCGCGAAATCGGGTCGATCGAGACCGGCAAGCTCGCCGACCTCGTGCTGTGGGAGCCCGCGTTCTTCGGCGTCAAGCCGCACCTCGTCATCAAGGGCGGGCAGATCGCGTACGCGCAGATGGGCGACGCCAACGCGTCCATTCCGACGCCCCAGCCGATTCTGCCCCGGCCGATGTACGGGGCGATCGGGCGGGCCCCCGCCTCGAACTCGTTCAACTTCGTGGCGCCGCTGGCCATGGAGGACGGGCTGCCGGAGCGGCTCCAGCTCGGGAAGCGGTTCGTCGCCATCGAGTCGACGCGCGGGGTGACCAAGGCCGACATGCGCGAGAACTTCGCCAGGCCGAGCGTGCGGGTCGATCCCGACAGCTTCGCCGTACACATCGACGGGGAGCTGGTCGAGGCGACACCCGCCGCCGAACTGCCCATGGCCCAGCGTTACTTCCTCTTCTGATGTCCCGCGCGGCACTGCTCGTTCTGGCCGACGGCCGCTTTCCCGCCGGGGGGCATGCCCACTCCGGCGGGGCCGAGGCGGCCGTCAAGGCCGGGCGGATCACCGGGGCGGCGAGTCTGGAGGACTTCTGCCGGGGCCGGCTGCGTACGGCCGGACTCGTGTCGGCCTCGCTGGCCGCGGCGGGGGCTCTCGGGGTCGACCCGGTGGCGCTGGACGCCGCCGCGGATGCTCGTACGCCGTCGGCCGCGCTGCGGGTTGCCGCCCGGCGGCTGGGGCGGCAGTTGATGCGGGCGGCCCGGGCCACGTGGCCTTCGGCCGAGCTCGATGCGGTGGCTCGGGCGTTTCCCAAGGGGGCACATCAGCCGGTGGTGTTGGGGGTGGCGGCTCGGGGGGCCGGGCTGGGGGCGGATGATGCCGCGTACTGCTCCGCGTACGAGTGTGTGAGTGGGCCGGCTACTGCCACCGTGCGGTTGCTGAGTCTTGACCCGTTCGATGCGACGGCGGTTCTTGCCCGGCTTGCGCCTGAGGTGGACGTCGTCGCCCACGAGGCGGCGTCCGCCGCGCGGCGTGCTCTCGACGAAGGGGTTGAGGTTCTGCCTGCGGCTTCGGCTCCGCTGCTGGAAATCAGTGCGGAGTCGCATGCCGCTTGGGCTGTACGTCTGTTCGCGTCGTAGTAAGGGCTTCGCCCCCTCCGCCCCTACCCGTCCCGTACCTGGGGGGCTCTGCCCCCCAGACCCCCCGTATCGGCCTGAACGGCCACGTCCTCAAACGCCGGACGGGCTAGTTGCATCCGGCCGGGGCTGAAACGTTTGGAGTCCTTTTCATGCATCTTGACCACTTCCACCACGGGCCCTCCGCCATCAGTGCCGACGCCCATCGTCCCGACGGATCGCGGCGTGCCCTGCGGATCGGGCTCGGTGGGCCCGTCGGGTCCGGGAAGACCGCCACCGTTGCCGCGCTCTGCCAGGCCCTGCGGGATGAGTTGTCCCTCGCCGTCGTCACCAATGACATCTACACGCGCGAGGACGCCGAATTCCTGCTGCGGGAGGCCGTGCTGCCGCCCGAGCGGATCACCGCCGTGGAGACGGGGGCCTGTCCGCACACCGCGATCCGGGACGACATCTCCGCCAACCTCGAAGCCGTCGAGGACTTGGAGGACGAGGTCGGGCCGCTGGACCTCGTCCTCGTCGAGTCCGGTGGCGACAACCTCACCGCGACCTTCTCCAAGGGGCTCGTCGACGCGCAGATCTTCGTGATCGACGTGGCAGGCGGTGACGACATTCCGAGGAAGGGCGGCCCGGGCGTCACCACCGCCGATCTGCTCGTGGTCAACAAGACCGACCTCGCGCCGTACGTCGGGTCCGATCTGGGGCGGATGGCGGCCGATGCCAAGGCGCAGCGGGCCGAACTGCCCGTCGTGTTCCAGTCGCTGCGGGCCGAGGGCGGGGTCGCGGATGTCGCCGAGTGGGTGCGGGCGCGGCTCGTCGCGTGGACGGCATGACGACAGCGGGAGTGCGGGCCACGGCGCGGATGTCCGCGCGGGACGACGGGCGGGGCGGGACCTCGCTGCCTGTGCTGGAAGGAGACGGGCCGCTCGCCCTGCGTCGCACCCGGGCCAGGGGTTCCGAGGCGCGCGTGATGCTCGTCGGGGCGATGAGCGGTCCGCTCGGCGGCGATCACTTCACCGTCGAGGCGGAGGTGGCCGAGGGTGCGCGGCTGCACGTCGGGTCGGCCGCAGCCACCATCGCGTTGCCTGGGCAGCACAAGGGGGAGGCGCGCTACGACGTGCGTCTCGCTGTCGCCGACGGTGGCGAACTGTGCTGGCTGCCCGAACAGTTGATCTCCGCGGGTGGCAGTGAACTGTCTGTCTCCTCGCGAGTTGACCTGCGGGCGGGCGCTCGGCTCGTCTTCCGGGAGGAGCAGGTGCTCGGGCGGGCCGGTGAGGAACCCGGGCGGCTCACCAGTCGTCTGACCGTGCGGCTCGACGGACGGCCGCTGCTCGACCAGGAGTTGGCGTGCGGGCCCGGTGCGCCCGGCGGGTGGGACGGGCCCGCAGTGCTGGCGGGACAGCGTGCGCTCGGGCAACTCGTTGTCGTACGGCCCGATTTCGGGACGGCGCCGCCTGCGGCGCGGATGCTGGGGGAGTACGCGGCACTCACGCCGCTCGCCGGGCCAGCCGTGCTCGTGACCGCGCTCGCGCCCGACGCGCTGCGGCTGCGGCGGGTGTTGGACGAGGCGTTGCTCTTGCTCGGCTGAGACCCCGAGTCCGTGCGTGCGGGGCCCGGCGAGCACGGGGGCAGCGTGCATGCGCTGCAGGAGAGCGTCGGCGGTGACGAGGGCTGCCTGGTCATCGCCGGTTTCGTCGGTCACGGTCCGGTCCTGGCATGCCGCCGCCCGGCGCACGCCGTGCTGTGCGCCGTGCGGCGAGCCGTGCGGCCCGTCAGGCCGGGAGCTGGAACTGCTGGTTGGCGGTCCCGGCGCAGGACCAGATCTGCAGCCGGGCGCCGTTGGCGCTGGACCAGTCGGTGACGTCCAGGCACTTGCCGGCGGCCGGGTTGACCAGGCTGTCGTTGCTGCCGCGCTGCCAGACCTGCGCGCCGGTGCCGTTGCAGTCGTACAGCTGGATCTTCGTGCCGTTGGCCGTGCCGGCGGCGGTGACGTCCATGCACTTGCCGAGCGCGCGGATCGTTCCGTCGGAACCGACCGTCCACTGCTGGGCGCTGGTTCCGTTGCAGTCGTACATCTGGACAGCCGTGCCGTTGGCGGTGTTCGCGCCGGCGACGTCGACGCACTTGCCGCCGTATCCGGTGATCTGGCCGGTGCCGCCGGTGGGCGGGGGCGGCGTGCCGCCGGTCACCGTGTTGAAGATGCTCGAGAACTGCCAGGCGCTCTGCGACGTGCCGCTACAGCTGTCGGAGAGCGTGCCGTTGGTGGCGCAGCTCTTGTCGCGGCCGATGGCCCAGAAGGCGAGTTCCTGAATGCCCTTGGACTTGGCGAAGTTGACGAGCGTGGTGGCGTTGCCGGTGGTGAAGATCTCGCTGACGTCGTCGTTGACCCCGATCATCGGGGTGTTGCCCTCCATCGCCCACAGCTGGGCGTCGGACTTCTCGGGCCAGATGGCGCCGAGCTGGGCGCGCAGGGCGGTGGCGGCGTCGATGGCCGCCTTGCCCATGTCCCAGGTTCCGTCGTAGTAGTCCATCGTCATGACGTTGACGAGGTTGACGTTGAGGCCGTTGCTCTTGGCGTTGGAGAGCAGGCCGGTCGCATTGCCGTCCAGGCCACTCGGCATGACCGGCAGGGTGTACTGCACGTCCAGTCTGCGTCCGGCGGCCGCGTACTCCTGCTGGAGCTGGGCGAGCGCCTTGTTGCGGCGGTCGTTGGCGCCGGTGTTGGCGATCGCGCTGCCCTCGATGTCGAAGTCCACGCGGGTGAGGTTGAGGGCGTCGATGACCTTCCTGTACTGGGTCTTGAGCGAGGACACGTCGGAACAGGCCAGCGCCGGCTCGATGCCCGCTGCACCGCCGAAGGAGACGATGACGTCCCCGCCCGCGGCGCGCAGGGAGTTGACCGCCGAGGTCCAGCCGGCGTCGGTGACCGGCGTGTTTCCGTTGAACAGGGCGTTGCAGCCGCCGCCGTCGATGACGAAGGCGAGCGTGTAGTACTTCAGCCCTGTCGCGTTGCGGGCGTTCGCCATCTCCGACGGCGACTTCCAGGTCTCGATGTAGGGCGCCGCGTACTGGGCGGGGAAGCCGGGCCCGGGGTTGGCGGCGGCGTTCGCGGGGCCGCCGGTGGCGACGACCGCGGAGGTGGCCAGGGCGAGGACGGCGGGGGCTGTGGCGAGTGCCTTGAGGAGGGATCTGGTCACAGGACGGCTCCTGTCATGGGTGCACGGGGAGATGCGCGATGTGGGGGCGGCGCCGTGGGTGGGTGCGACGGCCGAAGACGGTATGGACTAGACCAGCTCTGCGTCAATGCCCTTTTGTCTGGGCGGAGCTGAGGCTGAGTCGGCCGCTTGGGCGCCTCCGAAGGCAGGCCGGAGGGCGCCGCCGGATCGGTCGTCCGGTCGGCGGCGCCCCGCCTGCGGTCCGCCGCGGCGGACTAGGGTCCGGAGACCAGGTTGGCCACGTTGGTGGAGGAGTTGGACGGTCCCCCGAGGTTGTTGATGACATGGCTGATGGTGCCCGTGCCGCCCAGGGAGACGGTCACCATGTCGTGGAAGCGGACCCCGGAGACGGCCGGCGCCTCGATGGCGCGATCGGCGACCACGGACGGGTTGACGTTGAAGAAGCAGTAGCTGCCCAGGCCCCAGGCCTCATGGCTGGTGACCGAGGGGCTGACCTTGTACGCGTCGTAGCCGCGGGTGGAACCGTTCATCCAGGACGACTGGTTGGGCGGGTCGTACGGCATCTCGTTCTGGTAGAAGTACGTCCGTCCGCCGTTGCCGTTCCAGATCACCTGGTGCTGCTGGTAGTGCTCCACGAACAGGCCGTACATCGTCACGTCCGTGCCGTTGACGGTCAGGCCGTTGGCGGCGGTGTTGGTGGTCCAGCCGACGCCGGCGCCGTGGTCGGCGCGCCAGATCCACGTGTGGTCGCCGATGACGTCCGAGCTGTTGATCACCAGTGACTGGGTGGCCTTGCCGACGCCCGCGCCGCCGACGCGGAAGAAGACGTCGTGCAGCGAGGTCGGGTTGGCGGTGTGCCGCGCGCTCGAGCCCGCGGGGCCGACCTGCATCAGCGTCTGCGAGTTCGTGGTGCCGGCGTCTACGAGCAGTCCGGCGATCTTGACGCCGTCCACGTCGGCCACGTTGACCGCGTTGATGCCGTTGTCGGGGACGATGGTGGCCAGGCCCAGGCCCAGCACGACGGTGTCCGCGCGGTTGATGTTCAGGGTCTGGTCGAGGTGGTAGACCCCGGGGGTGAACAGCAGGTCCTTGCCCTGGGCGAGAGCGCCGTTGATGTCGGCGGCGGTGGCGCCCGGCTTGACGATGAAGAACTGGTCGATCGGCAGCGACGTGCCGGCCGGGGCGCCGCCCGTCCACGTCGCGCCCTGGGAGTTGGTGCGCAGCGAAGGGACGAAGACCTTGTAGGCGCCGGCGGAGTCGACGTACAGGAACGGCTTCTCACGGGTCACCGGGGACTGCGCGACCGTGGTGTAGGGCGGGTTGGGGAAGCTGGTGGAGGGCGCGCCCGTGGCGCCGACGAAGACCATGTTCCAGTTGGAGCCGCTCCAGCTGCCCATCTGGCTGTTGCGGGTCAGCCACTGCTGCTGGGAGCCGGAGCGGATCTGGCCGTCGATCTTGGAGTCGGCGATGAGGCCGCCGCTGGACCAGCCGCCGTCGTCCAGCTGCAGGTTGCCGCGCACGTGCATCCGGCGGTAGGGCGCCGCCTGGGAGACCGCCCAGCGGTCGGTGCCGCTCGTCGGGTTGACCGAGAGGTTCTCCGCGGAACGCCAGAAGTTCTGGGTGGCGTTGCCGTTGAACCAGTCAGCCTCGGCGTGCACGGCGCCGTTGACCGTCACGTCGTCGGGCGACAGGCCGAGGCCCGCGACCTGGGTGTAGAAGCCGACGTTGGCGTCGACGTTGTAGCTGCCCGGCTTGAAGAGCAGGGCGTGGCGCTGGGAGCCGAACTGGTTCTCCTCCTGCTGGCTGAAGACCTGGTTCAGCTTGCCCTGGATGGAGGCCGTCGACATCGACGGGTCGAAGACCGACACGTTCGGCCCGAAGTCCGGGGTGCCCGGCGGGTTCTGCAGGTCGGCCGAGGTGAGGGTGAAGGACTGTGCGGTGGTGCCGTTGCAGGTGTACTGCTGCATGCGGGCGCCGTCGGCGGTGGAGGCGCCGGGTACGTCGAGGCACTTGCCGCTGTGGCGGTTGACGAAGTGATAGGTGCCGCCGGCTTCTTCGACGGGGAGCCATTGCTGGTTGTTCCCGCCGCCGTAGGACCAGAGCTGGATCTTGGCGGCGTCGGCGGTGGAGACGTCGGTGACGTCCCAGGCCTTGGTGGCGTCGTTGCGGTTGTTCACGCGGTAATAGCCGTCACTGGTGGCCTGGAACTGCCAGGACTGCGCGTTGGTGCCGTTGCAGGTGTACTGCTGCACGGCGGTGCCGTTGGCGGTGCCCGCCGCCGCGGCGTCCACACACTTGCCGCTGTTCTGGGCGGTCACGGTCACCCAACTGGTGGGCACGGCGGCCTGGGCCTGGGGGGCGAGGACGACGGCGGACAGCCCGGAGGCGACCAACGCGCCCAGGGCGAGGGGGATGATGCGGCGCGGGACCCGGCGGCGGCCGGGATCGCGGGAAGGCGGCGCTCCGAGTGTTCTCATGGACGACTCCTGTGCCGCGCGGGGCGCGGCGCCGTGGAGGGGTGGGTACGCGGGCATGCCGAAGCAAGCGACGGCGTAAGGGGGAAGACGGATCGCCGGATAGCGCACTCACCCGGCGACGACGGCGGCTCAGAGGTCGGACCGACCTTTCTTCATGGCATGAAGTTAGGTTTACGCGGTGTACACGTCAAGAGTTGGGGATGCGAGAGCCGAACCGGGGACACCGCCAGCCACTGCCGGCCTTCCTGCAGGAGTCGGGCGTTTGAGCAGCTCACAGGCGTCGTCACACAAGTCCGGCGGACGCATCGCGGCCGGCCCCGGTTCAAGACGTGAAAGGACCGGGGCGCACCCGCTGAGCGCCTGGGCCCAACCACCGTTCCTCACAAGCTCGTTGGTGGTCCATACCAAAGTCTTGACGCGGTGGTCCTTCACTCCTTAAATCAACACGATCAGGCAAAGGTCTCTAACACCCGCACCACCGGCGCCCCTCACCCGCACGCCGCCCCGGGAAGGACCCTCCCCCGTGATTGAACTCATGGCCGCCGCACAGCGCGCCGTCGGCCGCCTGTTACTCCTGCTGGCCGTCCTGCTGGGCGTCACGGCTGCACCCGCGGCGCCGGCCGCCGCGGCCGCCACCCCCTTCAAAGTGCTGGCGTTCTACGACGGCACCTACGACTCCGCCCACATCAGCTTCGTCGAGGAAGCCAACCAGTGGTTCCCGCAGGTCGCCGCGGCGAACGGCTTCACGTACACGTCGACCAACAACTGGAACCTGCTGACCGACAGCGCCACGCTGCAGCAGTACCAGGTCCTGCTCTTCCTCGACAACGCCCCGCAGACCGCGGCCCAGCGCTCCGGGTTCGAGGCCTACATGAGCGGCGGCGGCGCCTGGATGGGCTTCCACGTCTCGGCCTGGACCGACAACGCGCAGGACTGGCCCTGGTATTACAACCAGTTCCTCGGCAGCGGCAACTTCCGCTCCAACACCTGGGGCCCCACCACCGCCGTCCTGCGCACCGAGGACCGCGCGCACCCCTCGACCGCCCGGCTGCCCGCGACGTTCACCTCGTCGGTGAGCGAGTGGTACAGCTGGAGCAACGACCTGCGCGCCAACCCCGACATCGACATCCTGGCCTCCGTGGACCCGGTGAGCTTCCCCCTGGGCACCGACCCGAACCAGTCCTGGTACAGCGGGTACTACCCGATCCTGTGGACCAACACCAAGTACCGCATGCTGTACGCCAACTTCGGCCACAACGCGATGAACTACAACACCAACACGGCGCTGTCGTCCACCTTCGCCAGCGCCGTCCAGAACACCTTCCTGCTCGACGGCCTCAAGTGGCTCGGCACCGGTTCGCCCGGCGACCCGGTCCCGCCGCCCGGCCCCGTGCCCACCAGTTGGGTGACCGTGACCGCCCGGAACAGCGGTAAGTGTGTGGACGCCGCGGCGGCGGGCACCGCCAACGGCACCGCCGTGCAGCAGTACACCTGCAACGGCACCAACGCGCAGTCCTGGCAGTTCCAGGCCACCAGTGACGGCTATTACCGCGTGAACAACCGCAACGACGCCACCAAGGCCTGGGACGTCACCGACGTCTCCACCGCCGACGCCGCCAAGATCCAGCTCTGGTCCTACGGCGGCGGGAACAACCAGCAATGGATCCCCGTCGAAGAAGCCGGCGGCACCTATCACTTCGTCAACCGCCACAGCGGCAAGTGCCTCGACGTACCCGGCGCCTCCACCGCCGACGGCGCCCGCATGCAGCAGTACACCTGCAACGGCACCGCCGCACAGTCCTTCACCCTCACCGTCCAGTCTTGACCCCAGGACACCGCTGTTCGGCCCTCAGGCCGCCCGTACCACGTACCCCGGTACGGACGGCCACCGTCGGGGCGGTGTCCGGTCAACTCAACGGCATCCGCGGGAACTTACGGGCGCTCGCAGCTCGCTCGGCAGCCTCCTCGGCCTTGACGACGGCCGCGTACCGGTCGACGTACTCCTGCTCGGAGAGGGAGAGGATGGCGTACATGATCTCGTCGGTGATGGCGCGCAGGACCGCCTTCTCGTTCTCCATCCCGGCGTAGCGGGAGAAGTCGAGGGGCTTGCCGAAGCGGATCACGACGGGATGGATGTTCGGGATGACCTTGCCCGGGGGCTGCGCCTCGAAGGTGCCGATCATCGCGCAGGGGATGACCGGGACCTGGGCCTTCAGGGCCATCACCGCGACGCCGACCTTGCCCTTGTAGAGGCGGCCGTCGTGCGAACGGGTGCCCTCCGGGTAGATGCCGAGCAGTTCGTTCCGGCTGAGCACGCCGAGTCCTTCGCGGATCGCGGCCTGGCCCGCCTCCTTGCCGGAACGGTCCACCGGAATCTGCCCGGCGCTGCGGAAGAACGCGGCCGTCAGCCGTCCCCTGATGCCCGGCCCCGTGAAGTACTCGGCCTTCGCGAGGAAGGTGATGCGCCGCTTCAGGATCGCGGGCATCAGAAAATGGTCGGAGAACGACAGATGATTGCCGGCGACGATGGCCGCGCCCGACGACGGAATGTGCTCAAGGCCCTCGATCCGAGGCCGGAAGACCAGCCTCAACAGCGGACCCAGAAGCACGTATTTGAGCACGTAATAGAACACTGGGGCGCTCCTCTTTTCCCCTGGGGAGCGATCAGTGTAGGCGCGGCCGTCGCCGGGCGTAACCATTGCGGTGTCACTCTGTGTGGCCTCTCGGCCGGTATCAGACCCCTTGCGTCAGAACTTTCTCCAGCGCCCCTAGAGCGGACCGCAGTTCCTCGCCGGTGATGGTCAGCGGCGGGGCCAGCCGGATGGTCGAACCGTGCGTGTCCTTGACCAGGACTCCCTCGCGCATCAGGCCCTCGCTGATCTCGCGGCCGGTGCCGATGGAGGGGTCGATGTCGACGCCCGCCCACAGCCCGCGCGCGCGGTAGCCCTCGACGCCCCTGCCCACGAGGGCCTGCAGGCCGGCGCGCAGGACGACGCCCAGCTCGGCCGCCTTTCGCTGGAATTCACCCGTCTCCAGCAGCCCGACGACCGCCGAACCGACCGCCGCGGCGAGCGGATTGCCGCCGAACGTCGAGCCATGCTCGCCCGGCCGCAGCACTCCGAGCACGTCCCGGCGCCCCATGACCGCCGACACCGGCACGATGCCGCCGCCGAGCGCCTTGCCGAGGAGGAGAAGGTCCGGGGTGACGTCCTCGTGCTCCACGGCCAGGGTGCGGCCCGTGCGGCCGAGGCCCGACTGGATCTCGTCCGCGATGAACAGGCAGCCGGCGCGGCGGGTCAGTTCGCGGACCCCGGTCAGATAGCCGTCGTCCGGGATGACCACGCCCGCCTCGCCCTGGATGGGCTCGATCAGCACGGCCGCCGTGGTCTCGTCGACAGCCGCTTCGAGCGCGGCGAGGTCGTTGTACGGGACGACACGGAA
This genomic interval from Streptomyces dengpaensis contains the following:
- the rocD gene encoding ornithine--oxo-acid transaminase — translated: MTAPVRTRSSAELIRAEEPVLAHNYHPLPVVVARAEGTWVEDVEGRRYLDMLAGYSALNFGHRNPVLIEAAHDQLDRLTLTSRAFYNDQLAHFAESLAELTGLDMVLPMNTGAEAVESAIKVARKWAYEVKGVAPDQATIVVAADNFHGRTTTIVSFSTDETARTGFGPFTPGFRVVPYNDLAALEAAVDETTAAVLIEPIQGEAGVVIPDDGYLTGVRELTRRAGCLFIADEIQSGLGRTGRTLAVEHEDVTPDLLLLGKALGGGIVPVSAVMGRRDVLGVLRPGEHGSTFGGNPLAAAVGSAVVGLLETGEFQRKAAELGVVLRAGLQALVGRGVEGYRARGLWAGVDIDPSIGTGREISEGLMREGVLVKDTHGSTIRLAPPLTITGEELRSALGALEKVLTQGV
- a CDS encoding lysophospholipid acyltransferase family protein, whose product is MFYYVLKYVLLGPLLRLVFRPRIEGLEHIPSSGAAIVAGNHLSFSDHFLMPAILKRRITFLAKAEYFTGPGIRGRLTAAFFRSAGQIPVDRSGKEAGQAAIREGLGVLSRNELLGIYPEGTRSHDGRLYKGKVGVAVMALKAQVPVIPCAMIGTFEAQPPGKVIPNIHPVVIRFGKPLDFSRYAGMENEKAVLRAITDEIMYAILSLSEQEYVDRYAAVVKAEEAAERAASARKFPRMPLS
- a CDS encoding chitinase — protein: MTRSLLKALATAPAVLALATSAVVATGGPANAAANPGPGFPAQYAAPYIETWKSPSEMANARNATGLKYYTLAFVIDGGGCNALFNGNTPVTDAGWTSAVNSLRAAGGDVIVSFGGAAGIEPALACSDVSSLKTQYRKVIDALNLTRVDFDIEGSAIANTGANDRRNKALAQLQQEYAAAGRRLDVQYTLPVMPSGLDGNATGLLSNAKSNGLNVNLVNVMTMDYYDGTWDMGKAAIDAATALRAQLGAIWPEKSDAQLWAMEGNTPMIGVNDDVSEIFTTGNATTLVNFAKSKGIQELAFWAIGRDKSCATNGTLSDSCSGTSQSAWQFSSIFNTVTGGTPPPPTGGTGQITGYGGKCVDVAGANTANGTAVQMYDCNGTSAQQWTVGSDGTIRALGKCMDVTAAGTANGTKIQLYDCNGTGAQVWQRGSNDSLVNPAAGKCLDVTDWSSANGARLQIWSCAGTANQQFQLPA
- a CDS encoding urease accessory protein UreD translates to MTTAGVRATARMSARDDGRGGTSLPVLEGDGPLALRRTRARGSEARVMLVGAMSGPLGGDHFTVEAEVAEGARLHVGSAAATIALPGQHKGEARYDVRLAVADGGELCWLPEQLISAGGSELSVSSRVDLRAGARLVFREEQVLGRAGEEPGRLTSRLTVRLDGRPLLDQELACGPGAPGGWDGPAVLAGQRALGQLVVVRPDFGTAPPAARMLGEYAALTPLAGPAVLVTALAPDALRLRRVLDEALLLLG
- a CDS encoding RICIN domain-containing protein encodes the protein MRTLGAPPSRDPGRRRVPRRIIPLALGALVASGLSAVVLAPQAQAAVPTSWVTVTAQNSGKCVDAAAAGTANGTAVQQYTCNGTNAQSWQFQATSDGYYRVNNRNDATKAWDVTDVSTADAAKIQLWSYGGGNNQQWLPVEEAGGTYHFVNRHSGKCLDVPGASTADGARMQQYTCNGTTAQSFTLTSADLQNPPGTPDFGPNVSVFDPSMSTASIQGKLNQVFSQQEENQFGSQRHALLFKPGSYNVDANVGFYTQVAGLGLSPDDVTVNGAVHAEADWFNGNATQNFWRSAENLSVNPTSGTDRWAVSQAAPYRRMHVRGNLQLDDGGWSSGGLIADSKIDGQIRSGSQQQWLTRNSQMGSWSGSNWNMVFVGATGAPSTSFPNPPYTTVAQSPVTREKPFLYVDSAGAYKVFVPSLRTNSQGATWTGGAPAGTSLPIDQFFIVKPGATAADINGALAQGKDLLFTPGVYHLDQTLNINRADTVVLGLGLATIVPDNGINAVNVADVDGVKIAGLLVDAGTTNSQTLMQVGPAGSSARHTANPTSLHDVFFRVGGAGVGKATQSLVINSSDVIGDHTWIWRADHGAGVGWTTNTAANGLTVNGTDVTMYGLFVEHYQQHQVIWNGNGGRTYFYQNEMPYDPPNQSSWMNGSTRGYDAYKVSPSVTSHEAWGLGSYCFFNVNPSVVADRAIEAPAVSGVRFHDMVTVSLGGTGTISHVINNLGGPSNSSTNVANLVSGP
- a CDS encoding urease accessory protein UreF, whose protein sequence is MSRAALLVLADGRFPAGGHAHSGGAEAAVKAGRITGAASLEDFCRGRLRTAGLVSASLAAAGALGVDPVALDAAADARTPSAALRVAARRLGRQLMRAARATWPSAELDAVARAFPKGAHQPVVLGVAARGAGLGADDAAYCSAYECVSGPATATVRLLSLDPFDATAVLARLAPEVDVVAHEAASAARRALDEGVEVLPAASAPLLEISAESHAAWAVRLFAS
- a CDS encoding urease subunit alpha: MPEISRAAYADLFGPTTGDRIRLADTDLLVEIEEDRSGGPGLAGDEAVFGGGKVIRESMGQARATRADGTPDTVVTGVVIIDHWGIVKADVGIRDGRITGIGKAGNPDTMDGVHPDLVIGPETEIIAGNGRILTAGAIDAHVHLICPQIADEALAAGITTLVGGGTGPAEGSKATTVTPGPWHLARMLEAMEEYPLNFGLLGKGNTVSHDAMLSQIRGGALGLKIHEDWGSTPAAIDAALTVADRTGIQVAIHTDTLNEAGFVGDTLAAIGGRGIHAYHTEGAGGGHAPDIMTVVSEPHVLPSSTNPTRPYTVNTAEEHLDMLMVCHHLNPAVPEDLAFAESRIRPSTIGAEDILHDLGAISIISSDSQAMGRVGEVIMRTWQTAHVMKRRRGALPGDGRADNHRVRRYVAKYTINPALAQGLAREIGSIETGKLADLVLWEPAFFGVKPHLVIKGGQIAYAQMGDANASIPTPQPILPRPMYGAIGRAPASNSFNFVAPLAMEDGLPERLQLGKRFVAIESTRGVTKADMRENFARPSVRVDPDSFAVHIDGELVEATPAAELPMAQRYFLF
- a CDS encoding RICIN domain-containing protein, producing the protein MAAAQRAVGRLLLLLAVLLGVTAAPAAPAAAAATPFKVLAFYDGTYDSAHISFVEEANQWFPQVAAANGFTYTSTNNWNLLTDSATLQQYQVLLFLDNAPQTAAQRSGFEAYMSGGGAWMGFHVSAWTDNAQDWPWYYNQFLGSGNFRSNTWGPTTAVLRTEDRAHPSTARLPATFTSSVSEWYSWSNDLRANPDIDILASVDPVSFPLGTDPNQSWYSGYYPILWTNTKYRMLYANFGHNAMNYNTNTALSSTFASAVQNTFLLDGLKWLGTGSPGDPVPPPGPVPTSWVTVTARNSGKCVDAAAAGTANGTAVQQYTCNGTNAQSWQFQATSDGYYRVNNRNDATKAWDVTDVSTADAAKIQLWSYGGGNNQQWIPVEEAGGTYHFVNRHSGKCLDVPGASTADGARMQQYTCNGTAAQSFTLTVQS
- the ureG gene encoding urease accessory protein UreG — its product is MHLDHFHHGPSAISADAHRPDGSRRALRIGLGGPVGSGKTATVAALCQALRDELSLAVVTNDIYTREDAEFLLREAVLPPERITAVETGACPHTAIRDDISANLEAVEDLEDEVGPLDLVLVESGGDNLTATFSKGLVDAQIFVIDVAGGDDIPRKGGPGVTTADLLVVNKTDLAPYVGSDLGRMAADAKAQRAELPVVFQSLRAEGGVADVAEWVRARLVAWTA